The segment AACAGGCATACCTGCGTCAGAATTAATAGAGGCGGCACGTCTTTACGCCGGTGCACACAGGGCTATGTTCTTTTATTGCATGGGAATTACCCAATTCACCTCGGGTGTGGATAACGTCAGGGCCTGCGCAAACCTGGCCATGCTGACGGGCAACATTGGCCGGCCGGGTACCGGGGTAAACCCGCTGCGAGGTCAAAATAATGTCCAAGGCGCCTGTGATATGGGGGCTTTGCCAAATGTTCTTACAGGCTATCAAAAAGTCGAAGATCAAGAAGTAAGAAGAAAGTTCGAAAAAGCATGGCGTAAACCAATTCCGCCAAAACCGGGACTGACCATAACGGAAATGGTAAACAGCGCTGCGGTTGGTGAGTTAAAATGCCTTTATATCATGGGCGAAAATCCCTTGGTCAGTGAGCCAAACCTGAACCATGTGTGCGGTGCATTCGATAATTTGGACTTCCTTGTTGTCCAAGACATCTTTATGACGGAAACTGCGGCAAAAGCAGATGTGGTTCTTCCGACCGCCTGCTTTGCTGAAAAAGACGGTACTTTCACCAATACCGATAGAAGAGTCCAAAGAATAAGACAGGCGGTGCATCCTAAGGGAAAAGCTGTAGAGGACTGGCGCATTATCTCGGCCTTGGCATGTAAGATGGGCTACATGATGGGCTACGAAAATCCTGAAGAGATTATGGAAGAAATATCCCTCTTGACCCCCTCCTACGGAGGCATAAATTACTACCGTCTCCAGGAGAATGATTACCTGCAGTGGCCCTGCCCTGACAGCAGTCACCCCGGTACTCCTTTCTTGCATAAGAATAGTTTTGCCAGGGGCAGGGGACAATTTCACGCCGTTCATTACAAGCAACCCTGGGAAGTGCCTGACAATGACTATCCATTAATCCTGATCACCGGACGAACCGCTTTTCAATTTCATACCGCCAGCATGACCGGACGAACCACCATTACCAACAGGGAAACTCCAGAAGCGTTTGTGGAAATAAATCCTATCGATGCCCATCGTTATCGAATCAGACATAACCAGATGGTAAAGGTCAGCTCCCGCAGGGGTGATATCAGGTGTAAGGCAGCAATTAGCGACATCGTTACTAGTGGTTCAGTTTTTGTCCCATTTCACTTTGCCACAGCTGCTGCCAATATGCTGACTGGGAGTTTTGTGGACCCGGTTGCAAAAATTCCCGAATATAAGAGTTGTGCTGTAAAAATTGAGAGGGTGGAGAGATGACTTTTATTATTGCCAAGGAACGTATTACATCCTGGCTGCGCAAACTGATAAAGCAGGGGATATTGGTGGCCCCTGTTTCCTTAGCCAACGGGGATGTGATATTTAAAGAACTGTTGACACCCGATAATATCTTGCTGGAATATGACCAGCCTTTGTTTTCACCAAAGAACTTTTTCTTTCCGCAGCAGGAAACATTATTTAAGTTTACTAAACAATCACCGCAAAACTTAGAAGCGATTTTTGATAAGTTTCCCAGAGTGTTTTTTGGCCTTCGCCCGTGTGATGTAAAAGCACTAAATCAGGCAGATGTATTCTTCTCCGAGTACTACCCAGACCCGTACTATTCTTGGAGGCGAAAACGGACATTAATAATTACCAATAGCTGTACTCAGCCGCTGTCTAGGTGCTTCTGCAATTTAATGGGCTGTAGTCCGTCATATCAACAGGGTTCCGATGTATTTCTTTTAGACATTGGTGACGTCTTTTTGGCTACTGCCCATAGCGAAAAAGGAGAGAAAGCGATTGAAACCTTCCGTCACTTTTTCGCCGAAGCGGACATCTGCCAGCTAGAGTGTGCTAAGCATTTAGTATCGGAAGCAGAGGCCACACTAGAGAACCATATACCAGCTTCAACAAAAATACCGGATATTACCCAAATGCCAAGTGCTTTTTGGGAGAAAATTAGTAAAAGGTGCTTTAGCTGCGGCAGCTGCTCGTATAACTGCCCCCTGTGTTTTTGTTATAACATCGTCGATCGAGCGGATGGAAGCTTCGGCAAACGGATTCGAACGTGGGACTCCTGTATCTTTGAAGGTTTTTCCCGCATGGCGGGCGGTCATAACCTTGACAAAAACAAAGCACAGCGTTTGCAGAAAAGGTTCACCCACAAGTTAAAACTATACCCGGAAAAGTATAACACCCCCGGATGTACCGGCTGCGGCCGCTGCAGCAGTGCCTGCTTGGGTAGGATCGGCATGAAAGAAGTGCTGCAAGCAATGGACAAGGAGGTGAGCGGTGATGCCCAAAAATGAACTCTTACCTCATCCGGCAGTGATAACGTCAATTCATAAAGAATCACCTGATATAAAGACATTTACCTTAAATTTTGTAAATGAGAGCCAGCAAAAACACTTCACTTATACACCGGGACAATTCATGGAGATATCCATCATGGGCGCAGGAGAAGCACCGATATCAATTACCTCTTCCCCTACCCAACAGGGTATCCTTGAACTATGTATCCGGCAGGTAGGCACCTTGACCACATTACTGCACCAGCTGCAGCCTGGAAGTAAAGTGGGAATACGCGGACCCTACGGAAACGGTTTTCCGCTGGAAGAATTAAAAGGATACAACCTGCTTTTTATTGCCGGCGGTATTGGTTTGGCCCCGCTTCGCTCACTAATTAATTATGTTCTTTATCATCGCCAAGATTATGGTACAATTCACATCCTTTACGGAGCTAAGGCACCCGGTGAGTTAATCTTTTACCGGGAACTTATCTGCTGGAATGGCAGGCAGAGTACCAATGTTCTTACCACAGTAGACCAAGGCAGTTATACATGGAAGGGAAATGTCGGTCTGGTAACATCCCTATTAGATACACTTCGTGACATAGACCGGAATTTCAAAGCGATAGTCTGCGGACCGCCGGTAATGATACCTTTTGTGGTTAATGAGCTGCTAAAATTGGGCCTACCCGATGAGCATATCATCTCTACCCTAGAGAATCACATGAAATGCGGTATTGGCAAATGCGGTCACTGTTTAACCTGTGGTAAATACATTTGTACCGACGGGCCGGTATTTAGTTATAAGGAGATGAAGTCTATGGGTTACTAAAAGAAGCGCCGTAATTACGGCGCTTCTTTCAATGGGCAGCCGCCTGCCCGGTTAATAGCCTTAATATTCCATGTAGAAATAAATCCTTTTTTGTCGAACAAAAAAGGATTTATTCTTTAT is part of the Metallumcola ferriviriculae genome and harbors:
- the fdhF gene encoding formate dehydrogenase subunit alpha; translation: MKEVFTICPYCGCGCGMHLLVDKDEVVGVIPSSTHAVNQGQLCVKGWHAHEFVNSPDRLRSPLIKTSQGFKEVPWEAALNKIASELKRITAHDGPDAIGFFSSAKCSNEENYLLMKFARAAVGTNNIDHCARLUHSATVAGLAASFGSGAMTNSIEEIGQADVMLVTGSNTTGQHPQVGSRLIEAVNNGAKLIVVDPRRIPLVETAAVYLQPKAGTNVAWLNGLAHVIINENLYNRKFVRECTEGFEELCKIVKHYTPRYVEEITGIPASELIEAARLYAGAHRAMFFYCMGITQFTSGVDNVRACANLAMLTGNIGRPGTGVNPLRGQNNVQGACDMGALPNVLTGYQKVEDQEVRRKFEKAWRKPIPPKPGLTITEMVNSAAVGELKCLYIMGENPLVSEPNLNHVCGAFDNLDFLVVQDIFMTETAAKADVVLPTACFAEKDGTFTNTDRRVQRIRQAVHPKGKAVEDWRIISALACKMGYMMGYENPEEIMEEISLLTPSYGGINYYRLQENDYLQWPCPDSSHPGTPFLHKNSFARGRGQFHAVHYKQPWEVPDNDYPLILITGRTAFQFHTASMTGRTTITNRETPEAFVEINPIDAHRYRIRHNQMVKVSSRRGDIRCKAAISDIVTSGSVFVPFHFATAAANMLTGSFVDPVAKIPEYKSCAVKIERVER
- a CDS encoding FAD/NAD(P)-binding protein gives rise to the protein MPKNELLPHPAVITSIHKESPDIKTFTLNFVNESQQKHFTYTPGQFMEISIMGAGEAPISITSSPTQQGILELCIRQVGTLTTLLHQLQPGSKVGIRGPYGNGFPLEELKGYNLLFIAGGIGLAPLRSLINYVLYHRQDYGTIHILYGAKAPGELIFYRELICWNGRQSTNVLTTVDQGSYTWKGNVGLVTSLLDTLRDIDRNFKAIVCGPPVMIPFVVNELLKLGLPDEHIISTLENHMKCGIGKCGHCLTCGKYICTDGPVFSYKEMKSMGY
- a CDS encoding 4Fe-4S dicluster domain-containing protein, coding for MTFIIAKERITSWLRKLIKQGILVAPVSLANGDVIFKELLTPDNILLEYDQPLFSPKNFFFPQQETLFKFTKQSPQNLEAIFDKFPRVFFGLRPCDVKALNQADVFFSEYYPDPYYSWRRKRTLIITNSCTQPLSRCFCNLMGCSPSYQQGSDVFLLDIGDVFLATAHSEKGEKAIETFRHFFAEADICQLECAKHLVSEAEATLENHIPASTKIPDITQMPSAFWEKISKRCFSCGSCSYNCPLCFCYNIVDRADGSFGKRIRTWDSCIFEGFSRMAGGHNLDKNKAQRLQKRFTHKLKLYPEKYNTPGCTGCGRCSSACLGRIGMKEVLQAMDKEVSGDAQK